CCAACATTTCCAATCACTCCTCCAGGGATGCCTGCAACAACACCTCCTGTTCCTGTTTCTCAACCTTTATTTCCTGTCATTCCTAACAGTAATATTCCTCCTCAGAGCTCCCCATTTTCTGCTCCTATACCTTCGATGAGCTTGCCTTTAAGCTCTTCTACAGAAATAAAGAGTGCAGAACCTCTCTTCGGCGGCACTTTGGCAGCCAACAATTACAAAACATCAGGAACCCCAGGTTCGTTCTACTCACTTTTTCCCAGTGTTTATTTACCATTTAATAATTTGATAACTTAGTTTCTCTCTGATTTGGATAATGATTTGCTGGTGTACTGTATATGAGAAACTACATTGTACTAGATTGGAGAATCTGTTTCTTGTTGTAAATTgcactccctctgtcccacggtagttgagtcgtatACTCGTATTCCTTTATGGAATGTCATGAAAACTCCTCTTTGCTTTGCAGAATGTTTATTCagctttcttttttattatccATTTTTGTGTAGTTAAAATAGTTGTCATCACATTATCATGATCAAAACCAGCTCCACATGCCTATCCGCATTCTCATGTTTATCCATTTCTTATTTATCTGCTTTCTCATGCTTTTCCCATTGTCTACAGCCATACCTGTTGCAAATTCACATTCCTATGCATCTGGTCCAAATACTGAAGGCCCGTCTATAGGACCACCTCCATTAATTGCAAACAAAGCCCCATCTACACAACCTGCAACTAATGAGGTCTACTTAGTTTGGGATGATGAAGCTATGTCTATGGTAGGATTTTAACTCTAATGTGAAATTTCTGTAAACGTTGTAACTACCCCTGTTTATTGAGAAGCTTTTGCATTTCTTGTCAATTTTTCAGGAGGAAAGAAGATTGTCCTTATTGAAGTATCAGGTGCATGATGAGAATAACCAGGTAAGTCATTACAACCTATAAAATAATTTCTTTCATACCGGATAAATGATTTAGTTACTCAAATATCCCGGTGGCTAGACTTTTTGTGGTTTTCCATTGCACGTATTATTCTTGTTTACATAGATTTAAGATATTCTATGCCTTAAATTATATATCCAAATACACATAAAAAATCCTCACAATATGGCTATGGATATTGCTACTTTCCTACCCCATTCACATGATTGGCTGTTTTTTTGTTCTTGGCCACTGTCCGCTTGGCAAGCAATCCTGCCGATTTTGTGGCCAGCGAAGGTTCAAAGCCAAGTAGGTATTTCCATTTTCTTTGCTAATAATTAGTAATTCTGTTAGCATGCTGCGATCTTTCGAGGATCTTCCCACTAGCTCCTTGCAAGGTTAAGAGCACAGTGTATGCATTTACTGTTTggaaattaatttcaatttttgacTTCTACCTATGGTTGCCTGATAAGAAGTGTTGGGTTTGGGTGAACAACCATTACCCAACAGATTTTTGCCCATACATATCATACAATATAATTTTAGATCGAACGTGAATTCAGTGGGCCAGGTCAGCTCCTTTTGCAAAGTTTGTATATATTGACTACATGCTAAGTTCTAATATATTGACTGATAATCATAAGATTGGCTCCTTTTGGCTTTCCTAATACAGAGTTATTCGGATGTTTGTTTCAGATGAGTTCTATTGATGCTGCCATTGACCGAAGGATATCTGAGAGCAGGCTTGCTGGTCGTATGGCATTTTAGAGATTTGATGGTGCCTCCTTCTAAACTGGGATCAACATCAGGAGGAACGATTCTCTATCGATCACAATTTTTGAGCTTCTAACTGGTGCTGCTTGTTGCAATTCTTTCTATTTAAATGTTGTAACTATCTTTTTGGATATAGATGTCAGGATAGCCTCTACTATAATTTATCAGAAAATTAccattttttcagtttttgtgATTTGGGTTGGTTTTTAGATTGTAGAAATTACAGCCCAAATCCTTGACTTTCTGAGGTTAATGCAGTTTGAGTAATTATTCTTTTGTTTCATGACAAAGGCCAAAATCTACCTTTGGCTGGTCACTTATAAGATAAATGTACCTGCTTTTATCGATTGTAATACATAGCTGTGAAAAAGTTATGCTCAAATTCCAGTTTTTTCTCTTGATTATAATGagtaattttactttattttcttaagTGAAAATCACTGTAGCAGACCAATGAGTAAAATtccattttgaattttaattggaTGATTCGAGAGATTTGATGATTGGAGAGAACAAGTATATGTGATTATATTTATCCGAGTGGGGCCGCAGCAGCTGTATGGGGAGTTTGCGGGGGCCGAGTGGGGCTGGGGGTTCGATGCGGTGGCACATGGAGACTACGTGGTGGTGGTGATCAAGGGGTCGAGAGGGCAGTGATGTTTGATTTTGGCGGGAAGAGGTGGTCGTCGGTTTGTCCTTGTCCGAATGGGGGGTGGGGACGGGATGCGTGGGTTTGCGTACGAGCCAAGGCTGACTGTGCCGATCACAGCGCTGCTCGAGCAGCTCACGCTTCCGTATAACTCATTTGCTGCCTAGTTGTGGCTAATTAGGGTTTTGCTTGTTGtatgtgtttgtttgttttctaaGCAATATTGTTTGGTTAATAGGTTAAGATATGTACACTTAGTGGCGTTCGGTTgacatgactaatatcatgagactatccatctaggattcagttgtgagattattttagttgaaggGGGGAGactataactaattatcatgagactatccatctaggattaagttaaAGGGTtaaatcttatgaaccaaacatgatacatatttaatcatgagatttaatcttgccagcCGAACACCCCCTTAATTATCAACGAATTTCCGATGTTGTCCGTTGATAAAATTCCTGATGGATATGTGACGGATATCAGCAGACATGCTTCGCGCCAAATTCACTATCAAGTTTACCGACGGATATTGGAGTCAGATAACTTGCCAACATGAAAAAGTTTTGCTAACTGATTTTTTGTCCATAATCAGTCGATAAAATTACCAACTGACAATCTGTTTCTGACGGTAATTGGACAACAATAAATTAACCAACTTTACATGTTTCTCTCGTGTACATCAAAATCCTTGATCGTGATATGGGGAAACAACAAAGGTGATAATGAAGACAAAATAATAAATCTAGCAAAAAAATAGAATGCTGCTAAGGTGGCGATTGAGTGCTTAAAAGGAGTGACATATACGGAAGATAAGAAACCATCCTTCCTTAACTGCATCTCCCAGCTATCTACCTCTTCTGAAGCTGAGTTTTTCACAGGGGTAACAACGTAATTTCACGCTGTGCACGGCGTCGGGGGAACGTTATTGCAAAAATCCACCCATCTAAGTCATTTAACTCTAACCATGAGGATAAGATGGACGTTCCTCTTGAATATGGCTCGGAGCTCTTCGTTCGCTTCCATTCCTATTCTCCTGCACGTCAAAGATTGGTACTTGTCACCAAGTGAAACTAACAAAGAGTGCTTGATATAGATAGCAATCAGTCAAATGGATGAGAAGGTGCACAACATAAATGAAACCGCTCTAAACTTGCTTGCTTTCGAATAGAAGAGATTGGAAAGTAGTCAGCGAATGGATAGCATTTTAGATATAGGATAGAGTGAGATGCATCAGCATACTGACCCTATTTTGGAGCCCTTCTTCCCTACTAAAATTTTGCGTTGGCTGATCTTGGGAGTGATGAAGTGTTGCTCAATTCGGACAGAACCATCTCTTAACTCCTTCCAGCTCATCAAGCGATGTTCAATGCCATACGGGACTTCCTATAACAAAGAGGACTAATCAGCTAAACACATTTCTTGATTCTTCACAAATAATAGAGTGGATTTACCTGATGCACATGATCTAACAATTTCTCTCTCACAATTTCCAGAGATATGTTCTTCATTAATTCTTCATTCATGGTAAATGGATCTTCATCCCATGGTCTTTGTACTGCCTGAGGTTAAAAATCTTAGAACAACACCTCTAAAGTCAGATCTATTAACTCTGTACGAGACAGGCACAAGACCACAATATCGAGTCACAAAATATTCTCTGCATATTGTTTGTATCTATATATAGCACAAATGTCCAAATATAATCCCAAAAGACGACCTACTGAAGTAATACGAGGGTGGCAATAAAACACACCTGCTCCATTAAGTACTTTGTGAGATCTTTCACCCCAGCACCCTTGACTCCCGATGTCATGAAATGCCTATAGAATAGTTAAAGCTTGTATGAGGAATCACTTCAGAATAGTCGAGATATAGGGGAAAAGTATAACACACCTTTCGTATCCCGATAGATCATTGAATTCCTCTACAACCTTGAGCAAGTCTTTCTTCTTTTCAACCAAGTCAACCTTGTTCATACATAAAATGCGCTTCTGATTTGGGATGCTAATAGAACCCATTCTTTCAATCAACCTCACTACTCGCGAATCAGGTCTAGACCAACAAAAGGTTCAGATAGAATCACTAAAATGCAACTTCTATCCAGATGTGTAATGTTACTAAAAGAATACAACTGCAAAACTGGGAAGAAAAATGCAGCTCAACAACACCATATATGCAGAAAGGATTATGTACACGCATTGCATTTGACCTCCAGCTTCTAGATTACAAATTAATTCATAGACTGTAGAAGAATCTAAAAATTGATTTATCGATGAAACACAGTGAAGGAGCAAAAGTTAGCTAGGGAAAGGAAAACCGGACCTGGTAATATGTCTGTGAACATCAAAAACAACTATCAGCACATTGTATAAACTAACAGAACCCCAGGCACTTTCATTACGGACTTTGATATCATTGTAAGGAAATCCGCTTTTCTTTAACATAAGTCCTGGTGTATCAAAGAAACACTGCGTGGGCATCAGAATTAGAAAAAAATCTTTGATTAAATGAAAAGAGCATGATTCATCAGTGTTGtgactattattttatttaaaaataaagacaaaaagtaaaagaaaatatgaggAGAGGACATTGGACATCATGGACAAAACAGTTCCTGACGCAACCACAAAACTCGCTCCCTACAAGAGACAGGGTAACAAAGCTGAAAGCTCCCAAGGAAGAACACTAATGTCATCACTGCCTCTAATCCAGTGGCAAGGGCATTGCACTTTTATCGCTGACTTGGCTATAAACTTGCTTCTCTATGCATTCCTAACTAGTGAAGAAAGAAAATGCAGCTTGCATCATGTGACTATGACTGCACAAGTAATTGGCTGAAATAACAATACTCCCAGACAGGGCATCTATACTTGAGATATGGAACAACCCAAAACTCTCAAGAAGGGCAAGTTTCTGTCATGTTCACACTACTAGAACAATGTATCTAAATTTTAAATCTATTCAAAGCAAAAGATAGCATCTACAGTTTGCAGCATATGCTGAGATAAGCTTTACACATTCTAGGTGAAATGCTCAACTCAAAGCTAACTTACATCCCTGAGAAACTGATTTTCAAAAAACTACTAGTAAATTGAAACATCAAATAATCAGAAATCTTACAATTTGTGTATCTCCTTTCATCATGACTCCCAAAACCTCGTGAGTGGTGGTATGTACCTTCCGCGAAACTGCTGAAACTTTAGTTCCAACCTAAACCCAAAAAAGGGAGAAGAAACAATCAAATTGATGGCAATATCAAAGAATATCCAATTACCTTATTTCAAATGTGAAAAGACCCGAATGTGAAAAAAAGGGCACAAACCATGTAATTAGTGAGAGCAGACTTTCCAGCATTCGGAGCTCCAATGATGCCAACAGCTAACGATTTCTGCTCCTCCTCCGTCACCTCTCTCTCCTCATCATCTTCGCTCTCCCCTGCATCCAACGCTGCCTCCAGAAGCTCATTCGCCAGCCTCCCagccttcctcttcttctcttcttccctCTGCAATATCCTCAAATGCGAAACATTTTCCCCAAATACTTTGCTTTTCACTCTATCCCTGTACTTCTCGTCCCACGCTGACTCCTGATTACTGCTGCCGGGGCTGGGATTGAGATTCAAATCGTCGAATTGAGAGCTGTCGAAGACGGCATCCTGCGCGGACAATTCGTCGGGATTCGGTGGCGAAACGTCGTCGTGCTGCGGCTGCGCGGAGTAGAAGCGGCGGAAGAAGGCGGAATCTCCGGCGATTGGGCGGAATCGTGTCAGAGCCCTTACTGCTTTCATTTCAAGCTCTGATTATTGGCGATTTGACGAATGTGTATAGCGATCAAACCCCGCCTTTATTCATATGCATGAATCTGCATCGATTGATGGATataagtagggatgtcaatcgggccagcccaccgggtttcgggccaaccctattcgggttgcgggtcaatcgggtgcgggctaatcgggttgttattttttcgggttataaaagttcagccctaaccctaaaagctcgggtttcgggctagcccatcgggttaatcgggttgctaccgataaaattaacatgcgatcaatccaataaataatggtgaaaattagttatatttacaaaatgtaaaatatttaattatgataaatttgagatatatgcgtaaactcaaatattaacatgatcaaatactaatatttgagatttatgcaacataaaacataaatatcaagaaattttaaagcatgtttagaaatttaaatatattttttagtgaatttgaagtttctaattcatttatctattattatattaataaaaacttaatatataatttatatatttaatatataaaatggaaagttattttttcagtaatctgtattataaaa
This DNA window, taken from Salvia splendens isolate huo1 chromosome 18, SspV2, whole genome shotgun sequence, encodes the following:
- the LOC121775838 gene encoding GTP-binding protein ERG-like; the encoded protein is MKAVRALTRFRPIAGDSAFFRRFYSAQPQHDDVSPPNPDELSAQDAVFDSSQFDDLNLNPSPGSSNQESAWDEKYRDRVKSKVFGENVSHLRILQREEEKKRKAGRLANELLEAALDAGESEDDEEREVTEEEQKSLAVGIIGAPNAGKSALTNYMVGTKVSAVSRKVHTTTHEVLGVMMKGDTQICFFDTPGLMLKKSGFPYNDIKVRNESAWGSVSLYNVLIVVFDVHRHITRPDSRVVRLIERMGSISIPNQKRILCMNKVDLVEKKKDLLKVVEEFNDLSGYERHFMTSGVKGAGVKDLTKYLMEQAVQRPWDEDPFTMNEELMKNISLEIVREKLLDHVHQEVPYGIEHRLMSWKELRDGSVRIEQHFITPKISQRKILVGKKGSKIGRIGMEANEELRAIFKRNVHLILMVRVK
- the LOC121777745 gene encoding protein SUPPRESSOR OF FRI 4-like isoform X2: MFATRNSPLPAAWPSTCFRVPNAKPGRETTEIEIYGMQGIPADALASHYGEEDEENPSKAAKVDLPISQITGGVMPGSLGVGYPPRGPLPPNYNPRIPGPPVGWQIPPRPQPWYPQHPAVSVPFPGQAGMPQQPLFPVHNIQSTVPSTAPPGLQPTFPITPPGMPATTPPVPVSQPLFPVIPNSNIPPQSSPFSAPIPSMSLPLSSSTEIKSAEPLFGGTLAANNYKTSGTPAIPVANSHSYASGPNTEGPSIGPPPLIANKAPSTQPATNEVYLVWDDEAMSMEERRLSLLKYQVHDENNQMSSIDAAIDRRISESRLAGRMAF